A single window of Eucalyptus grandis isolate ANBG69807.140 chromosome 1, ASM1654582v1, whole genome shotgun sequence DNA harbors:
- the LOC104436098 gene encoding CBL-interacting serine/threonine-protein kinase 6, which yields MADSKVRDASASSVLHGKYELGRLLGHGTFAKVYHARNLQSGRSVAMKVVGKEKVMKVGMMEQIKREIAVMKMVKHPHIVELDEVMASKSKIYFAMELVRGGELFNRIAKGRLREDAARMYFQQLISAIDFCHSRGVYHRDLKPENLLLDEDGNLKVTDFGLSAFSEHLRHDGLLHTTCGTPAYVAPEVIGKKGYDGAKADLWSCGVILFVLLAGYLPFQDDNLMAMYRKIYRGDFKCPPWFSSDARRLVTKLLDPNPSNRITIAKVMESSWFKKSVPKTVRTKQELEFEAFDKEDAAEGGGANGEKLKKQSETLNAFHIISLSEGFDLSPLFEEKKREEKEEMRFATTRPASSVISRLEEVAKAGKFSIKKSESKVKLQGQETGRKGKLGIAAEIFAVTPSFLVVEVKKDNGDTLEYNQFCSKELRPALKDILWTSPADNSTAA from the coding sequence ATGGCGGATTCCAAAGTCCGGGACGCGTCCGCCTCCTCGGTGCTCCACGGGAAGTACGAGCTCGGCCGGCTGCTGGGGCACGGGACGTTTGCGAAGGTGTACCACGCGCGGAACCTGCAGTCGGGGCGGAGCGTGGCGATGAAGGTGGTCGGGAAGGAGAAGGTGATGAAGGTCGGGATGATGGAGCAGATCAAGCGCGAGATCGCGgtcatgaagatggtgaagcACCCTCACATCGTGGAGCTGGACGAGGTCATGGCCAGCAAGTCGAAGATCTACTTCGCGATGGAGCTCGTCCGGGGCGGCGAGCTCTTCAACCGGATCGCCAAGGGCCGCCTCCGGGAGGACGCCGCGCGCATGTACTTCCAGCAGCTGATCTCCGCCATCGACTTCTGCCACAGCCGCGGGGTCTACCACCGCGACCTCAAGCCGGAGAACCTGCTGCTGGACGAGGACGGCAACCTGAAGGTCACCGACTTCGGGCTCAGCGCGTTCTCGGAGCACCTGCGGCACGACGGCCTGCTGCACACGACGTGCGGGACGCCGGCTTACGTCGCGCCGGAGGTGATCGGGAAGAAAGGATACGACGGCGCGAAGGCCGACCTCTGGTCCTGTGGGGTTATCTTGTTCGTCCTCCTCGCCGGTTACTTGCCCTTCCAGGATGATAACCTCATGGCCATGTATCGGAAGATTTACAGGGGAGATTTCAAGTGCCCGCCGTGGTTCTCCTCCGACGCCCGGAGGCTCGTTACCAAGCTCCTCGACCCGAACCCGAGCAACCGAATCACCATTGCCAAGGTCATGGAGTCGTCCTGGTTCAAGAAGTCGGTGCCGAAGACTGTCAGGACGAAGCAGGAGTTGGAATTCGAGGCCTTTGATAAGGAGGACGCGGCCGAGGGCGGCGGGGCCAATGGCGAGAAGCTGAAGAAGCAGTCGGAGACCCTGAACGCGTTCCACATAATCTCGCTGTCGGAGGGCTTCGACCTGTCGCCGCTGttcgaggagaagaagagggaggagaaggaggagatgcgGTTCGCGACGACCAGGCCCGCGAGCAGCGTGATATCTAGACTGGAGGAGGTGGCCAAGGCGGGGAAGTTCAGCATCAAGAAGAGCGAGTCGAAGGTGAAGCTGCAGGGGCAGGAGACGGGGAGGAAAGGGAAGCTCGGCATCGCCGCGGAGATCTTCGCCGTGACGCCGTCGTTCCTGGTGGTGGAGGTGAAGAAGGACAACGGGGACACGCTGGAGTATAACCAGTTCTGCAGCAAGGAGCTTAGACCGGCACTCAAAGACATATTATGGACATCTCCTGCCGATAACTCGACAGCCGCATGA